The Impatiens glandulifera chromosome 3, dImpGla2.1, whole genome shotgun sequence genome contains a region encoding:
- the LOC124931505 gene encoding factor of DNA methylation 1-like — protein sequence MADQDEFHAKQKMKGIEKECLDQLQMDKNLTTLCVSRMIEKNKKFFLEFKEEEKKAKQLAQEQTQMFIEFQEKMKNESEINRKRFDSWSSDPIDHEAFHEHMKKKFHDEMQKMDTLSRKLHEMKPLGQKKSDENALRLVEDDKKRQEEYAKNLLLGRENSKQMLNMVIEDLRGKVQGVNNLGNENKSKELNEALKNKIIELNEELLQKQIEITEIEELNQTLLIKDRMSNDELQETRKELIKGLQESKDNHNQIGIKRMGEIDMKPFQIACKRKFSSEDVEMKVVELYSLWQEKLTKPGWHPFKVVMNADGGHQQNIDEEDEQLKGLKEEYGIEVYEAVVVALKETNEYNPSGSYVIPELWNYEENKKAKLKDVIAHNNRRMKELRRKKRA from the exons ATGGCTGATCAGGATGAATTTCACGCCAAACAGAAGATGAAGGGCATTGAAAAAGAATGTCTTGATCAATTGCAGATGGATAAGAATCTTACTACACTGTGTGTGAGTAGGATGATCGAGAAAAACAAGAAATTTTTCCTTGAATTCAAAGAAG AAGAAAAGAAAGCGAAGCAGCTTGCACAAGAGCAAACACAAATGTTTATAGAATTCCAggagaagatgaaaaatgaatCTGAGATTAACAGAAAGAGATTTGATTCCTGGAGCAGCGACCCAATCGATCATGAAGCTTTTCATGAACACATGAAAAAGAAATTTCATGATGAGATGCAAAAG ATGGACACACTATCCAGGAAGTTACATGAAATGAAACCCTTGGGACAGAAGAAGTCTGACGAGAATGCCTTGAGGCTTGTTGAAGATGATAAG AAGAGACAAGAGGAATATGCTAAAAATCTTCTACTGGGAAGGGAGAATTCCAAACAGATGCTAAATATGGTAATTGAAGATCTTAGAGGAAAAGTGCAGGGGGTGAATAATCTTGGAAATGAAAACAAGAGTAAAGAATTGAATGAGGCTTTAAAAAACAAGATTATAGAGTTGAATGAGGAACTTCTACAGAAGCAAATTGAGATTACTGAAATAGAGGAACTAAATCAAACCCTTTTGATTAAAGATAGAATGAGCAATGACGAACTGCAGGAAACTCGTAAAGAGTTGATTAAG GGTCTTCAAGAGTCAAAGGATAATCACAATCAAATTGGAATTAAAAGAATGGGAGAGATTGATATGAAGCCCTTCCAAATTGCTTGCAAAAGAAAATTCTCATCTGAAGATGTAGAAATGAAAGTTGTAGAGCTATATTCCTTATGGCAAGAAAAGCTGACAAAACCCGGATGGCATCCATTTAAAGTCGTTATGAATGCAGATGGAGGACATCAG CAAAatattgatgaagaggatgaaCAACTGAAAGGTTTAAAGGAAGAATATGGAATTGAGGTGTATGAAGCAGTTGTCGTGGCATTAAAAGAAACGAATGAATACAACCCTAGTGGCAGTTATGTAATTCCTGAACTTTGGAACTATGAGGAGAATAAAAAAGCTAAGTTGAAGGATGTTATTGCGCACAACAACAGGAGAATGAAAGAATTGAGGCGCAAGAAAAGGGCatga
- the LOC124930409 gene encoding factor of DNA methylation 1-like, which produces MVKISARVSDEKRMNSSVKKEPENKKRDLDTVYMTDLVEYHGKRRMNCIEKDCLDQLQMDKNLTTHAACLAFSYLHVMFFQIDTLSRKLLEMKSLRRKKSDENPLCVEDDKKRQEEYAKNLLLGREDSKQMVKMVIEDLRGKVQGMNNLGNENEALKNKIKELNEDLLQKQIEITEIEELNQTLLIKERICNDELQETRKELIKVLFYWIHETIMLLIRLLHDDWSSRVKG; this is translated from the exons ATGGTTAAGATTTCGGCACGAGTTTCAGACG AGAAGAGAATGAACAGTAGTGTAAAGAAAGAGCCCGAGAATAAGAAGAGGGACTTGGATACTGTATATATGACTGATCTGGTTGAATATCACGGCAAACGGAGGATGAATTGCATTGAAAAAGACTGTCTTGATCAATTGCAAATGGATAAGAATCTTACTACACA TGCTGCTTGTTTGGCGTTTTCTTATTTACATGTCATGTTTTTTCAGATAGACACACTATCCAGGAAGTTACTTGAAATGAAATCCTTGAGGCGGAAGAAGTCTGATGAGAATCCCTTGTGTGTTGAAGATGATAAG AAGAGACAAGAGGAATATGCTAAAAATCTTCTACTGGGAAGGGAGGATTCCAAACAGATGGTAAAAATGGTAATTGAAGATCTTAGAGGAAAAGTGCAAGGGATGAATAATCTTGGAAATGAAAACGAGGCTTTAAAAAACAAGATTAAAGAGTTGAATGAGGATCTTCTACAGAAGCAAATTGAGATTACTGAAATAGAGGAACTAAATCAAACCCTTTTGATCAAAGAAAGAATTTGCAATGACGAACTGCAGGAAACTCGTAAAGAGTTGATTAAGGTACTCTTCTATTGGATTCATGAGACCATTATGCTACTTATTAGGTTGTTACATGACGATT GGTCTTCTAGAGTTAAGGGGTAA
- the LOC124932844 gene encoding factor of DNA methylation 1-like — protein MGEIDIKPFQIACRSKFPSEEVEMKVAELYTLWQEKMTNPEWHPFKVIMNADGGHQQNIDEDDEQLNGLKEEYGVEVYEAVVVALKETNEYNPSGSYVIPELWNYKENKKAKLKDVVAYNHRRMKDLKRRQRR, from the exons ATGGGAGAGATTGATATAAAGCCCTTCCAAATTGCTTGCAGAAGTAAATTTCCATCTGAAGAAGTAGAAATGAAAGTTGCAGAGCTATATACCTTATGGCAAGAAAAGATGACAAACCCCGAATGGCATCCATTTAAAGTCATTATGAATGCTGACGGAGGACATCAG CAAAatattgatgaagatgatgaacaactcaatggtTTAAAGGAAGAATATGGAGTTGAGGTGTACGAAGCAGTTGTCGTAGCATTAAAAGAAACGAATGAATACAACCCTAGTGGAAGTTATGTAATTCCTGAACTTTGGAACTATAAGGAGAATAAAAAAGCTAAGTTGAAGGATGTTGTTGCGTACAACCACAGGAGAATGAAAGATTTGAAACGCAGACAAAGGAGGTGA